Proteins found in one Sorghum bicolor cultivar BTx623 chromosome 1, Sorghum_bicolor_NCBIv3, whole genome shotgun sequence genomic segment:
- the LOC8070474 gene encoding uncharacterized protein LOC8070474, translated as MAKKITAMAAPLAVAVIALVLLPVGGRGEEKERPTAAHPHGLPFESPLALSPAAYDFFHPSSARTRRAARHGVAPAPALAPRGQQQLRESAVRGTSSAGVAKADQEEGAAVAPVETHKHHNHTVTGVFVGAAAAALVAVGVAYAVVRRRVVAAHGGAAAGAGAPKSTA; from the coding sequence ATGGCTAAAAAGATCACCGCAATGGCGGCGCCGTTGGCGGTGGCGGTGATCGCTCTTGTGCTTCTACCCGTCGGCGGCCGCGGCGAGGAGAAGGAGAGGCCGACCGCGGCGCACCCGCACGGTCTCCCCTTCGAGAGCCCGCTCGCTCTGTCGCCGGCTGCCTACGACTTCTTCCACCCCAGCAGCGCGCGCACCCGTCGAGCAGCTCGTCACGGCgtcgcgccggcgccggcgctcgCGCCTCGCGGACAGCAGCAGCTGAGGGAGTCCGCGGTCAGAGGAACATCGTCGGCGGGCGTAGCGAAGGCCGACCAGGAAGAAGGGGCGGCCGTGGCGCCCGTGGAGACGCACAAGCACCACAACCACACGGTGACAGGCGTGTTCGTCGGCGCTGCAGCAGCCGCGCTGGTGGCTGTCGGCGTGGCGTACGCCGTTGTGCGGCGCCGGGTCGTGGCGGCGCACGGTGGCGCggccgcgggcgcgggcgcgcccAAGTCGACCGCGTAG